Proteins encoded by one window of Pseudomonas tructae:
- a CDS encoding LysR family transcriptional regulator, translated as MSQYQSIDSDVLRTFVAIAEHGGFTRAGEVVNRTQSAVSMQMKRLEEDIIQRQLFERDGRQVRLTAEGQVLLGYARRILKLHGEVFNTLRMPHMVGVVRIGTPDDYAMRFLPGILSSFAQTYPLIQVEVQCDSSRQLMQRQDLDLTIITREPGNEVGELLRRERAVWVQAQGFCPHEHSPLPLAMFNCDCCCRTWACNALDAVEKEYRIAYTSASTAAIMAVVSAGLAVTAQLQSLITSDLQIIGEAEGLPPLPTASIMLLRNRTTQSEMTDCLADYIIEGFRS; from the coding sequence TTGTCCCAGTACCAGAGTATCGATTCCGACGTGCTGCGCACCTTCGTCGCCATTGCCGAACACGGTGGTTTTACCCGTGCAGGTGAAGTGGTCAACCGTACCCAGTCGGCGGTGAGCATGCAGATGAAGCGCCTGGAAGAAGACATCATCCAGCGCCAGCTGTTCGAGCGTGATGGCCGCCAGGTGCGCCTGACTGCCGAGGGTCAGGTGCTGCTCGGCTATGCCCGGCGCATCCTCAAGTTGCACGGCGAGGTGTTCAATACTTTGCGCATGCCGCACATGGTCGGCGTGGTGCGCATCGGCACGCCGGACGACTACGCCATGCGTTTTTTACCCGGCATTCTTTCAAGCTTCGCCCAGACCTATCCGCTGATCCAGGTCGAGGTGCAGTGCGACAGCTCGCGGCAGTTGATGCAACGCCAGGACCTGGACCTGACCATCATCACCCGTGAGCCGGGCAACGAAGTCGGTGAATTGCTGCGCCGCGAACGCGCGGTTTGGGTGCAGGCCCAGGGCTTCTGCCCCCACGAGCACAGCCCGCTGCCGCTGGCGATGTTCAATTGCGATTGCTGCTGCCGGACCTGGGCCTGCAACGCCCTGGATGCCGTCGAGAAGGAGTACCGGATCGCCTACACCAGTGCCAGCACCGCGGCGATCATGGCCGTGGTCAGTGCCGGCCTGGCCGTCACTGCGCAACTGCAGAGCCTGATCACCAGCGATTTGCAGATCATTGGTGAAGCCGAGGGCCTGCCACCGTTGCCCACCGCCAGCATCATGCTGCTGCGCAACCGCACCACACAGTCGGAAATGACCGACTGCCTGGCCGACTACATCATCGAAGGCTTCAGATCTTGA
- a CDS encoding LysR family transcriptional regulator produces MNPDALTEQLSLFLDVLETGSFSATARRHPLTPSAVARRIDSLESAVGSRLFIRSTHAVRPTPAGNAFAERARRIVEELRLARAEAVSLSNAPEGLIRIDAPAAFGRRHLAPAIADFLVAYPGLDVQLRLIDSFVDLHGSHLGEVDLVLRAGPLADTRLVATPLAYMVRIACASPAYLAQRGIPASPAQLPEHDGLDWDGLAPPFAWRFAVQGQMRLHRPTRMRMSANNAETLLFGALAGLGIAHLPTWLISEYLLRGELLPLFCDDGLPGAESSGIYALRLEHETNSRSRLLLEFLKSRFSPVPPWDLALQSELRWQ; encoded by the coding sequence ATGAATCCGGACGCTCTGACTGAACAACTCAGCCTGTTTCTTGATGTGCTGGAAACCGGCAGCTTTTCCGCCACCGCCCGCCGTCATCCGCTGACGCCTTCAGCGGTGGCCCGACGTATCGACAGCCTGGAAAGCGCAGTTGGCAGCCGTCTGTTCATTCGCAGCACCCACGCGGTGCGCCCGACACCGGCCGGCAATGCCTTCGCCGAACGCGCCCGGCGTATTGTCGAGGAACTGCGCCTGGCCCGCGCTGAAGCGGTGTCGTTGAGCAATGCGCCGGAAGGCCTGATTCGTATCGACGCTCCGGCCGCCTTCGGTCGCCGCCACCTGGCCCCGGCCATCGCCGATTTTCTCGTGGCCTACCCCGGCCTGGACGTGCAACTGCGCCTGATCGACAGCTTCGTCGACCTGCACGGCTCGCATCTGGGCGAAGTCGACCTGGTGCTGCGCGCCGGCCCCTTGGCCGATACCCGCCTGGTGGCCACACCACTGGCCTACATGGTCCGTATCGCCTGCGCCAGCCCCGCTTACCTGGCCCAACGCGGCATTCCCGCAAGCCCCGCGCAACTGCCCGAACACGATGGCCTGGACTGGGACGGCCTGGCCCCGCCCTTCGCCTGGCGCTTTGCGGTACAAGGGCAGATGCGCCTGCATCGCCCAACGCGCATGCGCATGAGCGCCAACAACGCGGAAACCTTGCTGTTCGGCGCCTTGGCCGGCCTGGGCATTGCCCACCTGCCCACCTGGTTGATCAGTGAGTACCTGCTGCGCGGTGAATTGCTGCCGCTGTTCTGCGACGACGGCCTGCCCGGCGCCGAAAGCAGTGGTATTTATGCCCTGCGCCTGGAACATGAAACGAACTCTCGCAGCCGTTTGCTGCTCGAATTCCTCAAGAGTCGCTTCAGCCCTGTTCCACCCTGGGACCTGGCACTGCAGAGCGAGCTGCGCTGGCAGTAA
- a CDS encoding elongation factor P yields the protein MKTGKELKPGTVIRIDNDPWLVQKAEFTKSGRNSAIMKTKLKNLLTGYKTETVYSADDKLDDVILDRKEATLSFINGDTYTFMDTTDYTMYELNAEDIEAVLPFIEEGMEDVCEAVFFEERLVSVDLPTTIVRQVDYTEGSARGDTSGKVMKPAKLKNGTELSVADFIEIGDWIEIDTREGGSYKGRAKV from the coding sequence ATGAAAACTGGTAAAGAACTGAAACCCGGTACCGTGATCCGTATCGACAACGATCCATGGCTGGTTCAGAAGGCTGAATTCACCAAGTCGGGCCGTAACAGCGCGATCATGAAGACCAAGCTGAAGAACCTGCTGACCGGCTACAAGACCGAAACCGTCTACTCGGCCGACGACAAGCTGGACGACGTGATCCTGGATCGCAAAGAAGCGACCCTGTCGTTCATCAACGGTGACACCTACACCTTCATGGACACCACCGACTACACCATGTACGAGCTGAACGCCGAAGACATCGAGGCCGTTCTGCCGTTCATCGAAGAAGGCATGGAAGACGTCTGCGAAGCAGTGTTCTTTGAAGAGCGTCTGGTTTCGGTTGATCTGCCAACCACCATCGTTCGTCAGGTTGACTACACCGAAGGTTCCGCTCGCGGCGACACTTCGGGCAAGGTCATGAAGCCTGCCAAACTGAAGAACGGCACCGAGCTGAGCGTTGCTGACTTCATCGAAATCGGTGACTGGATCGAGATCGACACTCGCGAAGGCGGCTCCTACAAGGGCCGTGCCAAGGTCTAA
- a CDS encoding organic hydroperoxide resistance protein — MQKVTALYIAEAKSTGGRDGSSRSSDGKLEVKLSTPKELGGAGGDGTNPEQLFAAGYSACFIGALKFVAGQEKKALPADSAITAKVGIGQIPGGFGLDIDLHINLPGLAQAEAQKLVDAAHQVCPYSNATRGNVDVRLHVTV, encoded by the coding sequence ATGCAAAAGGTCACTGCGCTTTACATCGCCGAAGCCAAATCCACCGGTGGCCGCGACGGTAGTTCGCGTTCCAGCGACGGTAAACTGGAAGTCAAGCTGAGCACCCCCAAAGAGTTGGGCGGCGCAGGTGGTGATGGCACCAACCCCGAGCAACTGTTTGCCGCCGGCTACTCGGCCTGCTTCATCGGCGCCTTGAAGTTTGTCGCCGGCCAGGAGAAAAAAGCCCTGCCGGCTGACAGCGCGATCACCGCCAAGGTTGGCATCGGCCAGATTCCGGGTGGTTTCGGTCTGGATATCGACCTGCACATCAACCTGCCAGGCCTTGCGCAGGCTGAGGCGCAAAAGCTGGTGGACGCCGCTCACCAGGTCTGCCCGTACTCCAACGCTACCCGTGGCAATGTCGACGTACGCCTGCACGTCACTGTCTGA
- a CDS encoding sulfite exporter TauE/SafE family protein, giving the protein MIEWAMYIALGAALGTVGGLFGIGGGLIAIPALGVLFGLDQQLAQGTALVMVVPNVLLALWRYHQRNRIELKHAVPLAVTSFAFAWLGSVWAVGVDAQAMRLGFVLFLVALAAWNLARMFMRSAQPSPELRQAWPWLGVLGSGAGVLGGLFGVGGAVVATPVLTSVFGTTQVVAQGLSLALAAPSTAVTLLTYAVHQHVQWSMGVPLAVGGLLSISWGVKLAHALPEKVLRSLFCGFLVLCAVMLAFKI; this is encoded by the coding sequence ATGATCGAGTGGGCGATGTACATAGCGCTGGGCGCGGCACTGGGCACAGTGGGCGGGTTGTTCGGCATCGGTGGCGGACTGATTGCGATTCCGGCGTTGGGGGTGCTGTTCGGTCTGGACCAGCAATTGGCCCAGGGCACGGCGTTGGTGATGGTGGTGCCCAATGTGTTGCTGGCGCTCTGGCGCTACCACCAGCGCAATCGCATCGAACTCAAGCATGCCGTGCCTCTGGCCGTGACCAGCTTCGCCTTTGCCTGGCTAGGTTCGGTCTGGGCGGTGGGGGTCGACGCCCAGGCGATGCGCTTGGGCTTCGTGCTGTTCCTGGTGGCGCTGGCGGCCTGGAACCTGGCGCGGATGTTCATGCGCAGCGCCCAACCTTCGCCTGAGCTGCGTCAGGCCTGGCCATGGCTGGGCGTGCTGGGCAGCGGCGCCGGAGTTTTGGGCGGGCTGTTCGGCGTGGGCGGGGCGGTGGTTGCCACTCCGGTGCTGACCAGCGTGTTCGGCACCACCCAGGTGGTTGCCCAGGGGTTGTCACTGGCGTTGGCCGCCCCCAGTACCGCCGTCACCTTGCTGACCTACGCTGTGCATCAGCACGTGCAGTGGAGCATGGGTGTACCGCTGGCGGTCGGTGGCCTGCTGAGCATCAGTTGGGGGGTGAAACTGGCTCATGCCCTGCCGGAAAAAGTCCTGCGTTCACTGTTCTGCGGCTTTCTGGTGCTCTGCGCAGTGATGCTGGCTTTCAAGATCTGA
- a CDS encoding MarR family winged helix-turn-helix transcriptional regulator, whose product MNTDPKAPVACDELLLDNQVCFALHSTSLLMTKVYKPLLQQLGLTYPQYLAMLVLWERDGLTVGEISQRLLTDPGSLTPLLKRLEAEGLLKRTRSHADERVVLVQLSEQGRALQARAKDVPPCILAASGENLERLQQLQADLLALRANLQKSL is encoded by the coding sequence ATGAACACCGACCCCAAAGCACCTGTTGCCTGCGACGAACTGCTTCTGGACAACCAGGTGTGCTTCGCCCTGCACTCGACATCACTGCTGATGACCAAGGTGTACAAGCCACTGCTGCAGCAACTCGGACTGACGTACCCACAGTACCTGGCGATGCTGGTCCTCTGGGAACGCGATGGTTTGACTGTAGGAGAGATCAGTCAGCGTCTGCTCACCGATCCGGGTTCACTGACGCCATTGCTCAAGCGCCTGGAGGCCGAGGGCCTGCTCAAGCGCACCCGTAGCCACGCAGATGAACGCGTGGTGCTGGTGCAACTGAGCGAACAGGGCCGCGCCTTGCAAGCCCGTGCCAAAGACGTGCCCCCCTGCATCCTGGCCGCCAGTGGCGAGAACCTCGAACGCCTGCAACAACTGCAGGCCGACTTGCTGGCACTGCGCGCCAACCTGCAAAAAAGCCTCTAG